From Rhodococcus sp. B7740, one genomic window encodes:
- a CDS encoding LLM class flavin-dependent oxidoreductase — translation MSVPLSILDLAHVGEGETVRDSFDASVTLAQHAENWGYRRIWYAEHHNMKTIASSATSVLIAHVAANTERIRLGSGGIMLPNHAPLTIAEQFGTLATLHPGRIDLGLGRAPGSDQVTMRAMRRDPASADRFPQDVQELQGYLSAESLIPGVSATPGAGTEVPLYILGSSLFGAQLAAALGLPYAFASHFAPDALEQAVEIYRRDFRPSAQLSEPHLIVGVNVIAADSMAEAQAQFLRTKRSRVSLLLGRGRTFTDEEADMVLEAPAGQQIANMTKYSAVGTPDMVKDYLDRFAERTGADELIVASGVSDRASWLRSFELLAQVSDLVPA, via the coding sequence GTGTCCGTACCCTTGTCCATCCTCGATCTCGCTCATGTGGGCGAGGGCGAAACAGTCCGCGACAGCTTCGATGCAAGCGTCACTCTCGCTCAGCATGCCGAGAACTGGGGATACCGACGCATCTGGTACGCCGAGCACCACAACATGAAGACGATCGCGTCGTCGGCCACGTCGGTGCTCATCGCGCATGTCGCTGCCAACACCGAGCGAATCCGGCTCGGATCCGGCGGGATCATGCTTCCCAATCACGCGCCGCTGACCATCGCCGAGCAGTTCGGCACTCTGGCGACGCTGCACCCGGGACGAATCGATCTGGGTCTCGGCCGCGCCCCCGGCAGCGACCAGGTGACGATGCGGGCGATGCGGCGAGATCCCGCGTCGGCAGATCGCTTTCCCCAGGATGTCCAAGAACTGCAGGGCTACCTGTCGGCGGAGTCCCTGATTCCCGGAGTGAGCGCAACTCCCGGCGCGGGTACCGAGGTACCGCTGTACATCCTCGGGTCCTCGCTGTTCGGCGCGCAGCTCGCGGCCGCACTCGGCCTGCCCTATGCTTTCGCGTCGCACTTCGCACCCGACGCCCTCGAGCAGGCCGTCGAGATCTATCGGCGAGACTTCCGACCGTCCGCGCAACTGTCGGAGCCGCACCTGATCGTGGGTGTGAACGTGATCGCGGCCGATTCGATGGCCGAGGCACAGGCTCAGTTCCTGCGCACCAAGCGCAGTCGCGTCAGCCTGCTGCTCGGCCGCGGCCGAACCTTCACCGACGAGGAAGCCGACATGGTCCTCGAAGCGCCTGCGGGTCAACAGATCGCGAACATGACCAAGTACTCGGCGGTGGGCACTCCTGACATGGTGAAGGACTATCTCGATCGATTCGCCGAACGCACAGGGGCGGACGAGCTGATCGTCGCGTCCGGCGTGTCCGACCGCGCGTCGTGGCTTCGCTCGTTCGAGTTGCTCGCACAGGTCAGCGATCTGGTTCCTGCCTGA
- the eccD gene encoding type VII secretion integral membrane protein EccD → MTRADSRPSAGIVPPRTAPTDPTQSPTAPDASRRASGAQSVFAQDVCRVTVLARSTQVDMALPIDVPVSLLVPGIVDMIAAAGVEPAERPGRAGVEPAERPGRAGVEPAERPGRAGVEPAERPGRAGVEPAERPGRAGVRPGSGRGEPSDGDPVSDGLPVAWTLARIGFPPLSPTATLAELSVRDGELLVLGVAERPAPVPLFDDLMYSVARSGNDDVRQWTARTARTVGSVVTGLSVLLACAVLVREPIRAGAEHVGSVVEGFAAVTASILFAIAGVILGRVYDQYAVAVVFGGCAVALMFTGGTVLVPGQFGAAQLMLGSAMAGAVALLSLRIGGTGFALFTAAIVLAVLTFAASVCALFTTVPQPSIGTAVALTGLAGIALSARVSMMQAKLPLPPVPTAGAPLDTVEEAELDAISFADLQASAAVARSCLSGLLSAFTVAVVAGVLVAAAADSDGGVRWPGVALAGLCALVLLLRGRTYAVVTHAVPLVAGGTTILLALSIGALVALPVHALALFGAALAGAVTASIFGAFVPTRTYSPVMRRSAELLEYAAIALVIPIAVWVCGLYSVVRGL, encoded by the coding sequence ATGACACGCGCCGACAGCCGTCCATCGGCCGGCATTGTGCCACCGCGCACGGCACCTACCGATCCGACACAGTCGCCCACCGCGCCGGACGCGAGTCGGCGGGCATCGGGCGCACAGTCCGTCTTCGCGCAGGACGTCTGTCGGGTGACGGTGTTGGCCAGGTCCACGCAGGTGGACATGGCGCTGCCGATCGACGTTCCTGTCTCCCTTCTCGTTCCGGGAATCGTCGACATGATTGCGGCGGCGGGAGTGGAGCCTGCGGAACGACCCGGGAGAGCGGGAGTGGAGCCTGCGGAACGACCCGGGAGAGCGGGAGTGGAGCCCGCGGAACGACCCGGGAGAGCGGGAGTGGAGCCTGCGGAACGACCCGGGAGAGCGGGAGTGGAACCCGCGGAACGACCCGGGCGGGCGGGAGTGCGGCCTGGTTCGGGACGCGGTGAGCCGAGCGACGGGGATCCCGTGTCGGACGGGTTGCCGGTGGCATGGACGCTTGCGCGGATCGGGTTTCCACCGTTGTCGCCGACTGCGACGTTGGCCGAGCTGTCGGTGCGCGACGGGGAATTGCTCGTGCTGGGTGTGGCCGAGCGGCCAGCTCCGGTTCCCCTGTTCGACGACCTCATGTATTCGGTTGCACGGTCGGGTAATGACGATGTTCGGCAGTGGACTGCGCGTACGGCGCGCACGGTGGGTTCGGTCGTCACCGGTCTGTCGGTGTTGCTGGCATGCGCGGTCCTGGTTCGTGAGCCGATCCGTGCGGGAGCCGAGCATGTCGGCAGTGTCGTCGAGGGATTCGCCGCCGTCACTGCGTCGATTCTCTTCGCGATCGCGGGGGTGATTCTGGGGCGGGTGTACGACCAGTACGCCGTCGCTGTCGTCTTCGGCGGATGTGCCGTAGCGCTGATGTTCACCGGCGGAACTGTGCTGGTACCCGGGCAGTTCGGTGCGGCTCAGCTGATGCTGGGTTCGGCCATGGCGGGCGCTGTGGCTCTGCTGTCCCTTCGCATCGGCGGGACCGGGTTCGCACTGTTCACCGCTGCGATCGTGCTCGCAGTTCTGACGTTCGCTGCGTCGGTGTGCGCGCTTTTCACCACCGTGCCCCAACCGTCGATCGGCACCGCGGTCGCTCTCACCGGCCTGGCGGGAATTGCGCTCTCTGCCCGGGTGTCGATGATGCAGGCCAAGTTGCCGCTTCCACCGGTTCCCACCGCAGGAGCACCGCTGGACACGGTCGAGGAGGCCGAGCTCGACGCGATCTCGTTCGCGGATCTGCAGGCCTCCGCAGCTGTGGCGCGTAGCTGTCTGTCCGGCCTGCTGTCGGCGTTCACTGTTGCCGTCGTGGCGGGCGTGCTGGTTGCGGCAGCAGCCGATTCCGACGGTGGCGTCCGGTGGCCGGGGGTCGCGCTCGCGGGATTGTGTGCGCTCGTCCTGCTTCTGCGCGGACGCACCTATGCGGTGGTGACGCACGCAGTTCCGTTGGTTGCAGGGGGAACGACGATTCTGCTGGCGCTGTCGATCGGTGCGCTCGTTGCGTTACCCGTACACGCGCTCGCCCTGTTCGGTGCGGCACTGGCCGGCGCGGTGACGGCATCGATCTTCGGAGCTTTCGTGCCCACACGCACGTACTCGCCGGTGATGCGGCGGTCGGCCGAACTGCTGGAATACGCGGCCATCGCCCTGGTCATTCCGATCGCAGTGTGGGTGTGCGGTCTGTACAGCGTCGTCCGCGGGCTGTGA